The following is a genomic window from Criblamydia sequanensis CRIB-18.
CCTTTAAAAAGCATTAACAAAGCAACCACAAGATACATGATGCCAATTCGTTTGGGATCGAGAGTTGTGATCCAACGATACCAAAGGCCTTTCCAGCCTTGATAGTAGAAAAGAAGCCCTGAAATAATAATGGCGGTCACTATGATGGCAATGCTAACACTTGCCTCGATGCCATCATGTTGAAAGGCTTTTATAGATAATTTTCCAAACCAGTCTGTCCAAGAGCCATCTTCATTCATGTAAAGGGTCTTCCCTCATAGGTTTCATGACAATCCAGTTAAAAAGGTTATCGTTATTTAACTTATAAAAGCTTTTTGGCGTAATTACACTTGGTTTTGCAAGCTCATTGTATTCACTAACGTCAAGGGTTTGGCTGGAGTCAATATTTTTTAGCCATGACTCAAAGTCTTCTTCTGTACTTGCTTTTGCAATAAATACCATTGAAGAGAAGCCCTCGCCGCTAAGGTTTGCAGAAGATCCCCTAAATTCGCCGACTGTATCCGCAATAAGATGAAGTTTTGTTTTCATCCCGGGCATGGCATATATTTGCCCCCCAAGTTCAGGTATCCAAAAAGAGTTCATAGGTGCATCAGAGGTTATCTCAAAATTAATAGGGGTATCTTTTGGGAATTGAATAAAGTTAAGAGAGGCAATTTTTTGTTCGGGATAAAGAAATAACCATTTCCACTGAAGAGCCACCACTTGAATGGTAAGGGGCTTTTTATCTGATTCTAAAGGTTTGTATGGGTCTAGTTCGTGGCTGCTTTTCCACGCTATAAAAGATAAAATTGCGATAATTACACAAGGAAACCCCCACCAAACGGATTCAGCAAGATAGCTATGGTCCCATTCGGGTGTGTATGAAGCTTTTTTATTTCCGGCTCGATATTTTATTGAAATATAGAGGGTTAATAAAAAGACCGGAATTACAACAATCAACATAAGCAGCGTTGAAATAAGCATCAAATGGCTTTGTTTTTCGGCAATCAAACCTTTAGGGTTTAGAAGCGCGATTTGATCGCGAAACAAAAAAACAAGTCCAAGAGAGGCGATTGCTGCTAATAGCAGCGCATATAAGGAAAATAAATATTTCTTATTCATTTACTCAATCAAAAATCTATTTTTTAATCGGGGTAAATTTATCGGTAATATCGTTCACAATAAAATCTCTTGTCACTTCATTTTGTTTTATCCCGGGCTTTGAGAAATCTAATTTTTTTAGATCTACCGCTTGAATTTCGAGACTGAAATAGTCTCTAAAATAGGTTTTTAATTGAGTTTGATCATGCACCACTATCCACTGTGTGAAATCGGTATTAATCGTTTTATTAATATTTATGGAAGGATCGCCTTTATTAGCTTCGATGATGTGGTTTAGAAGTTCTTTAGAAAAGCCTACATGTATATCAGAGGGTTTTTCTCGAATAATTCCAAAAAAGATGTCAAATGTATTCAAGATATGAAACCCAAGCCTTGCGGCATCGTCTCCATTTTTAGCAACAGTTGCCCAGGCTGAATATAAGCTTGCTCTAACAAAACGAGACGGCGGCGTATAGTCCCCGGGTATTCCAAGCAGCCCTGAACCTTCGCCAATAGCCTTGATAAGGTCTTTTTTTGAGTTTGTAAAATCAGGAATATTTAAGGGAGATAGATTTACATAATTCGATAAGTTTTTGATATGCCAGTCAAAGGGAGGGGAATTGGTTAATACTTTGACCGGGTTATCATGGATGAATTTTTTACCGCCGACATATTCAACGACAATCACACTTCCTTTACTATCCGCTATGTAGTAGTGCAACGGTAGAGAAAAATTGATAGAGGGTATCGGTTGTTGAACGACTAAAATTTTATCCAAAAGAGAAGTGGCTTCTTCTACTGTAGCACAATTTGAAAGAAGAAAAGCTCCAAGCTCCCAGGCGCCGATGGTTCTATCCAGCTTTTCTGGGTCTTCTTTTTCATACTCGGCAAATCCCGGTAAAAGAAGCATGCCGACCACAAGCCCTTTCTCATTCATCCCATCTGAAACCACATTTGGAAACAGCCATTGATTGACGCCCACAAAACCATATTTGGTTTTCCAGTTTAAACCGGGTTTATTGTTTGGCGCAGTTCCCTGATAACTTGTATTTCTTGGCACTAAAAGAAGATTCGATCTTAAGTCAACGCCAAGCTCCATGGATCGGCAATAAACTAAAGAGTTATCTTGCGAGGTCAGCTGAAACGCTGTGCAAGCATTCAAGGTCTGAAAACAGAAAGGAAAGAGATAAAGCAATTTTGTAAGTTTAAAAAGGAAACGCATCTTTCTCTCCTGTAAAATAAAATTTAAACTTTATATAACGGGAGAGGCATTTTATAGTCTACGCCCTTTTTAAATTGGAACGATTACAAGCGGCTCTTTAGGCTTTTTAAAAGAATCAAAATAGCTTGGTGAAGTGTCAAAAACAGAAGATAGCAATTCATTAGGATAGGAACCAAGGACCTCGCCGATGCCAATATAATCGGGCTGTTCATGGTTAAAAAAGGCTATTACCTCGACATTTTCCGACCCGATATTTTCAATGTTATGAAAATAGGAGGCCGGAGCAAAAGCCCCTTCTCCTGCTTTTACTTCCATGACATCTAAAGATCCGTCAGGTGAAAGAACTGTAATTTTAGTTTTACCTTTAACTATGTAAACAAGCTCGCCTGCGTTGGTGTGCCAATGAGGTTCGACAACCCCCGGATTATTCAAGCCAAAACCTAAAATTCCAAGCCCATTTAATAAAGGCAAAGTAGTTTTAGTGCCGATTTGAAGATAGCCCCCTTTGGTTAAGATCGCTTTATTGCTAGCTTCAATATCAAATTTAAAACGATTTGTAGTTGGCTTGGGAATTTGCTTGAGAGGGGGAAGTGTTTTAATGCATTCATCGCTTTTTGATTTTTTTAAGCCATCCGCAAAAGTTGAATTCGTCCCGAAAGTATCATTAAAAACACTATCGGAGAGAGAATAGATAGCTTTTGAAAGAACCATGGTATCAGGATTAGCGTTATCATACGCAAAGTTGATGACCCCTGTACGATCGCCGATGTTTTCGATATGGTAGATATAGCCTTTAGGGATAAAGAACATTTCCCCTTTTTTTAAGGTAAAAACTTCCGCGCTTGTCGGGGTTCTAATTGTAACCAAGTGATTCCCTTCAGTGCAAAAACCGATTTTATTGGCGTTGGGATGCCAAATAGGTTCAAGAGACCCTCTTTGGTTTAAATTCAGCTGAGAAAAAGCAATATTTACAAACCCCGGAACATCTTTAGAGGTCACAAGAGTCAGACTGCCTGAGCTATTTGCTTTTTTAGGTTTTATCGAATCCAGACTAAAAAAGAATTTACCGGCCATAACGATCCTTATAAATTATTAAAATTCAATTATTTAAATTGTTCCCAACCCTAGCGGTCTTTTCTTAAGGAATAAGCCATTTGTTTAATTTCTGCAATGACCGAGCTCGAAAATAGGATTACCGTATTTTATAGTACTTGCAGATAATAACTTAAGACATTGTTTAAAATTAATTTTTATGTTTTGAGCGAGTGTTTTCTACCCCCAGAAAGTTTTTGAAAAAATCGATTATTATCGCTAAAGTTTCATCAAAAAAATGAAATGGGATTCCGAGATGAAAAATATACTTATAACTCTTTTGCTTTCGATTAATGCTATTGTCTTAAGCTTAAAAGCTGAGATAATAGAAACGGATCGATTCAAGAAAATAAAAGAACACATTCAACCAAGAACGCTTGTTCTCTTAGATATCGATGATACCCTCTTAGTTCCAACTCAAACTCTAGGAACGGATGCCTGGTTTGTTTACCGCTTGAGCCAATATTCAAAAGTCCATAAGGACCCAAAGACTGCTTTAGACAAAGCTTTAGCTGAATGGGAATCGATTCGCCATGTTACAAAAGTTAAGCTTGTGGAAGACGACACGGATCAAATTATTAAAGAGATTCAAAAAGAAAACACGGCAATTATGGGATTAACCACCCAAAGTTTGAGTCTTTCTGCAAGAACCATTAATCAGTTGAGATCCTTAAATATAGATTTATCTAAAACGGCACCCGCTTCCGAGGATCATTATTTTGTGCAGGAAAACTTAGGGCTTCTTTATCAGCAGGGAATTCTCTTCACTTCCGGCACTTCAAAAGGGGAAGCCGTAATAAAAATACTGGATAAAATCGGCTATAAACCTGATAGAATTCTTTTTATTAACGACAAACATAAGCATTTATTGGATGTTGAAACAAGTGTTCAGGCAAGAGGAATTCCTTTTACAGGTTTACGTTATAGCTATTCTGATGAGAGAGTGGCTAATTTTTGCCATGAACTTGCCGAAATACAGTGGAAACATTCTACCTTTGGCAATCTTCTATCGGATGAAGAAGCTTTGGTGTTATTAAAGTCGAAACAAAATTAATGGGTATTTATCACGCTTGAAAATCTATTTTCAAGCGTGATAATACAAACTTTTTAAACAGGCTTTTTTTCACGCGTCCAAAAACGATGCTTTGCAATGGCTTTTATAAATTCTTTGGGAGATCCATTAAGAATTAAACCGATAGCAGCAAGTTCTTTCGGAGCTGTTTTTTTAGGAAGGTCTTTACTTGAATAAGAAGCGTTCCATAACTCTAAAGCATCCTCATCAAAAGCAATAGGCTTGCAGTGGCGATAAGCTTCATCAAGCGCATTTAAAGGTTCCATATGGTCAAGAAGAGTTTTAACAGCTTTTGCCCCGGATGGAAAATAAAGAGCATCAAATAATACTGAGCTAAAGGTTAAAAAACTTTCATCAACGTCAATAAAGGTTCCATTTTTCCCCTTGATTTTTCCAAGGGTAGGAGCCACGATTTTGACTACTGCATCACCCTCAGTCAGAGCTTTTTTCATGGCTTCGATTGACTTTTCATCGCAGCCATCCGT
Proteins encoded in this region:
- the cyoA gene encoding ubiquinol oxidase subunit II translates to MNKKYLFSLYALLLAAIASLGLVFLFRDQIALLNPKGLIAEKQSHLMLISTLLMLIVVIPVFLLTLYISIKYRAGNKKASYTPEWDHSYLAESVWWGFPCVIIAILSFIAWKSSHELDPYKPLESDKKPLTIQVVALQWKWLFLYPEQKIASLNFIQFPKDTPINFEITSDAPMNSFWIPELGGQIYAMPGMKTKLHLIADTVGEFRGSSANLSGEGFSSMVFIAKASTEEDFESWLKNIDSSQTLDVSEYNELAKPSVITPKSFYKLNNDNLFNWIVMKPMREDPLHE
- a CDS encoding linear amide C-N hydrolase; this encodes MRFLFKLTKLLYLFPFCFQTLNACTAFQLTSQDNSLVYCRSMELGVDLRSNLLLVPRNTSYQGTAPNNKPGLNWKTKYGFVGVNQWLFPNVVSDGMNEKGLVVGMLLLPGFAEYEKEDPEKLDRTIGAWELGAFLLSNCATVEEATSLLDKILVVQQPIPSINFSLPLHYYIADSKGSVIVVEYVGGKKFIHDNPVKVLTNSPPFDWHIKNLSNYVNLSPLNIPDFTNSKKDLIKAIGEGSGLLGIPGDYTPPSRFVRASLYSAWATVAKNGDDAARLGFHILNTFDIFFGIIREKPSDIHVGFSKELLNHIIEANKGDPSININKTINTDFTQWIVVHDQTQLKTYFRDYFSLEIQAVDLKKLDFSKPGIKQNEVTRDFIVNDITDKFTPIKK
- a CDS encoding cupin domain-containing protein codes for the protein MAGKFFFSLDSIKPKKANSSGSLTLVTSKDVPGFVNIAFSQLNLNQRGSLEPIWHPNANKIGFCTEGNHLVTIRTPTSAEVFTLKKGEMFFIPKGYIYHIENIGDRTGVINFAYDNANPDTMVLSKAIYSLSDSVFNDTFGTNSTFADGLKKSKSDECIKTLPPLKQIPKPTTNRFKFDIEASNKAILTKGGYLQIGTKTTLPLLNGLGILGFGLNNPGVVEPHWHTNAGELVYIVKGKTKITVLSPDGSLDVMEVKAGEGAFAPASYFHNIENIGSENVEVIAFFNHEQPDYIGIGEVLGSYPNELLSSVFDTSPSYFDSFKKPKEPLVIVPI
- a CDS encoding DUF2608 domain-containing protein is translated as MKNILITLLLSINAIVLSLKAEIIETDRFKKIKEHIQPRTLVLLDIDDTLLVPTQTLGTDAWFVYRLSQYSKVHKDPKTALDKALAEWESIRHVTKVKLVEDDTDQIIKEIQKENTAIMGLTTQSLSLSARTINQLRSLNIDLSKTAPASEDHYFVQENLGLLYQQGILFTSGTSKGEAVIKILDKIGYKPDRILFINDKHKHLLDVETSVQARGIPFTGLRYSYSDERVANFCHELAEIQWKHSTFGNLLSDEEALVLLKSKQN